The nucleotide window GCCTGGGGAAAGAGATCCGAAACCTCTTCGGCAATTCGCTCTACTCCAGGCCCGCATGCCACCAGACTGTCACTGCTGTGACAGGACGGACAGGATTGCGGAACCGGCTCGGAGTGACCGCAATGATGGCAGACGAGCTTCTTTTGAAACCGGTGCTCCACCAGCCAAGCGCTGCAATGAGCGCACTGGAAACGATGGCCGCATGTTCTGCAGAGCGTCAGGGGCGCATAGCCGCGCCGATTCAGGAACAGAAGCGACTGATCACCACTGCCGAAGGTTTCGCGAATGCCGTTTACAAGAGCGGGCGCAAGCCAGCGACCGCGCTCCGGACCATCCAGTCGCATATCGATTGCCTGCAGGTCCGGCAGCGAAGCCCCGGACGCCCGTTCAGGCAACTCATAAAGGTCGTACCGTCCCTGCTCCGCGTTGACGATACTCTCAACCGATGGCGTCGCGGAGGCCAGTACGACGGGAAACTTCGAAATGTGCCCCCTGACGACTGCCATGTCCCTGGCACTGTAGGGAACCCGGTCATCTTGTTTGAAAGCCGCGTCGTGCTCCTCATCGACAATGATCAGGCCGAGTTCCTTGAATGGCAGGAACAGTGACGAGCGAGCACCGATGACGACCCTGACATCACCGGAAGCTGCCCCGCGCCAGACACGGGCTCGTTTGCGCGGTGTAACTTCCGAATGCCACTCTGCCGGATAAACGCCGAACCGTTGTTCAAACCGACGCAGGAATTGTTCGGTCAATGCAATTTCCGGCAGCAACACCAACACTTGCCGGTCCCGCCGCAAAGCTTCTGCAATCGCCTCGAAATAGACTTCCGTCTTTCCCGATCCGGTTACACCGTCAATCAACGCGACACTGCCGCCTTGTTTGGAGAAGCCGCGGATCAAGCCTTCTGCCGCGGCTTGTTGAGAAGAGGTCAGCGGTTTTTGCGAATAATCGATCTGTGGTTTGGGGAGCGGCAACGCCGCCGGCATCATGACCACTTCCAAAACGTCCTGATTTATCAACCCGTCGATGACCGATGGCGAAACCCCGGCAGCGTGGGACAAACCGCTTTTCGTCCACGCAAAACCGTCTTCCATCGTTGCAAGGACGCGCCCGCGAGCTGCGGTCATTCGGTCCGGTTCAGCACCGTCGATGCGGCGGACACCTGGAACGGGCGCTTCCGGTTCCAAGGCTTCCTCCGATCTAAGCACCATACGCAACACCATGCCGGGCGCGCCGAGTGTCCAAGAGGCTACCCAGTCGACGAAACGCCTTAGATCCTCATCAAGCGGCGGGGTCTTGTCGTAGACCCTGGTAATGGATTTCAGCTTTTTGGGATTAATTGCTGCGTCCGGCTGATCGTCCCAGACAGCACCGATCACCTCACGCGGACCAAGAGGTACCTTGACGATTGTGCCGGGCACTACGGTTTCGCCTGGCGGCACCTTGTAAGTATAGGCAACCGGCACCGCAACGGGCACCAAGACACTGGCAATCGCTTCAGGCAGCTCTGAGTCGTCAAACAGCACGGAGTATCAGGTCCTCACCGTCGCTTGCCAGCTTGTCCGGTACATGTGGCAACACCTCGAATTTGAAAAAACAATGCCGCCGTCTCGCTCAAGCGCAAGCTCCGTTCGCCTTGAGGTACGTACCGCAAAAAAATCATCCACCGAAGAATCAGGGGTTCTTCTTGTCATCATCCTAGGGTAAAGAGAGCGCAGCTGACCACGCAAACGTTTTGCCCCGCTACCGGGATAAGACATCCGGCGACCGAACGGGCGCCTCACAAGGAGTACGAATTCATGAAATTCTTTGTCGACACTGCCGACGTCGCTGAAATCAAGGAGCTGGAGTCCACCGGTCTATTGGACGGTGTGACAACCAACCCGTCGCTGATTGCGAAATCCGGCCGTGATTTCAAGGAAGTGATCGCAGAAATCTGCTCGATTACAGAAGGCGACGTTTCAGCCGAAGTTGCTGCAACCGACTTCGACACCATGATCAAAGAAGCCAACGTGCTGCGCGCGATCGCAAATAATGTGGTCATCAAACTGCCGTTGACTTTCGACGGCCTGAAAGCGTGCAAGAAGCTGACGGAAGAAGGCACGAAGACCAACGTCACGCTGTGCTTTTCCGCGAACCAGGCGCTTCTGGCCGCGAAAGCCGGTGCGACCTACATTTCACCGTTCATTGGTCGCCTTGATGACATTCATGCCGACGGCCTGGAGCTGATCAGGGAAATCCGAGTGATCTATGACAACTACGGTTACGAGACGGAAATCCTGGCAGCCTCCATTCGCACGCCGAACCACGTCAAGGATTGTGCCATCATCGGTGCCGATGTTGCGACCGTTCCCCCGGCAACGCTGAAAAGCCTCGTCAAACACCCTTTGACCGACAAGGGTCTTGAAGCTTTCCTCGCCGATTGGGCGAAGACCGGACAGAGTATCCTTTAAGCAAACAAGAAACGTTACGGCGTTGCAGTGGACGCATCGGGCTCAACGGTCCGGTGCGTTTCTGTTTTTGCCAGGTCATCCGGAACCGACGTTTGAGCTTTGCGTGAAGGGCGAAACAGCTTCAGAGCCAACTTACCCCACACGGCAAACGGATAAAGGATCAGTTTCACGACATCGTTTTCCGGAACGCCTTTCGCACCCAACGGTTCGTGGCAAGGGCCAGGAACGTAGTATGTTCCAAAGACAAGATCGAAAACCGGAAAGATGTTTGCCAGGTTTTTGCCATAGGCTTCCGGCAAATCTGCATGGTGCCATTGGTGCATGCGCGGTGACGCGATCACATATTTAAACGGTCCGTGGTCCCAGTCGACATTGAGATGGACATACATGCTGTGAAGCGTCAGCAGAACGGCCCCCATTCCCATGGAACCTGTCGGGAAACCCAACCAGCTGAGCAGCAGGATGTAAGACAGGGCCATGATAACAGACTCAAGAAAATGAATCCGATAGGCCGTAAGCGCATTCATATCCGGGTCGGAATGGTGAATGGCGTGGACTGGCCAGAACCACCTGTGATGCATGAGCCGGTGGTTCCAGTAGTTGGCGAAATCGTAGCAGACGATCGCCAACGGAACGAGCAGCCATGCCGGCACACCCTGCCAAAAGCTCTCGTCGATTCCGGGCAGGCCAATTGCGTCATAAAACTGCTTAACCGGGTAGGTCAGCAGAAGCACCGCAGGTGCAAACAGCAAGCTTACCCACCAGAACGCTATGTTGGCACCAACACTTTTCAGTAGCCGCCGCGGCCAGGAGAACCTGTATCCACGCCGATGCAGATCGACCAACAAAATCACAAAGAGAAAAGCGATAGTTGCCGCAAACGACAGGCTTTCAAGACGGTTGTTGACCAGAAACAGAAACAGTTCCTGCAGCCGTTGGGCAAAATCTGCCAATACGTCCACCGAGGCAACTCCTTGCGAAATTCAACAAGCGTTTTAGCAACCCTTGCTTAAGTGACGGTAAAGTCGTCGCCGCCTGCGCTTTGCGTCAAAAACAATTCCCTTGTTAACGGAACAGTTGCGTTCTTTGAGTGTAATCGAGTGCCATGCCCACGATGTCTGCCGAACAAGATGCCTTGCTGACCACGGCCCAGCCTGATCTCAATCATCGGTTGGGTCTTTGGCTGGACCACCTGTCGGACGAACGGCGCCTTTCGGACAAGACACTTCTGGCCTATGAGCGGGACTTGCGCCAGTTTCTGAGGTTCTTGACTATGCACTTGGGTGGAGCGCCGTCCCTGAAAGACATTGCGGCCTTACGCCCGGTTGATTTTCGCAGTTTTCTCGCGAGCCGACGCCGTCAGGGTGTGCAAAGCCGTTCTCTGGCACGTGGACTTGCAGGCATTCGATCCTTTCTGAGGTTTTTGGAACGGCGCGGCGAGGTCAATGCTGCAGCTTCTTCGGCAGTGCGTCCGCCTCGCCAGGCTCGATCCTTGCCCAAACCCGTTTCCTCGAAAGATGCCGTCGATATCACCAGCGGCGATTTCGGGATGGAAGCAGAGGCATGGATAGAAGCGCGAAATGCAGCCGTACTGACACTTCTTTATGGCTGCGGACTGCGCATTTCCGAAGCGCTGTCATTGACGGGTGACGCGGCGCCAAAACGTGAAACGAAAACGATGCGGATCATCGGAAAGGGTGGCAAGGAACGGATCGTGCCAATCCTGCCTGCAGTCGGCGAAGCCATCGAGCAGTATCTGAAACTCTGTCCGTATGCGGTCAGCGCAAAAGGACCGCTTTTTCTGGGTGCACGCGGCGGACCACTCAATCCGCGTATGATCCAGCTGGCCATGCAGCGCTTGCGCGGTGCACTCGGTCTTCCGGACAGCGCGACGCCTCACGCCTTGCGCCATTCCTTTGCTACTCATCTGCTGGCCGGAGGCGGTGATCTCAGAACCATCCAGGAGCTGCTCGGACATGCCAGCCTTGCTTCTACGCAAATCTATACGGAAATCGACGGCGCGCATCTTCTGAAAGCTTACGACAAGGCGCATCCGAGAAGGTGAGTTTTGCGTGTTCCTGAGAGGTCATTCCAGTCTTGGCAATTCATACACCGAGCGTGTTTTGTCATCGGGAAATACTTCCCGCGCGATCACCTTACCACCCAGCTTTTGAACAAGTTTGCGGGCAGCTTCATTGGCATCATCCATATGCGTTTCCACCAAAGACCAGCCATAGCTGTCATAGGCGTGCTTGATCGCCGCTCTTGATACTTCGACGGCTGTTCCAGTCCCTCTCGCTTCGGGCAAGAGCCACCAGGTCAGCTCACGCCGGGGCCAGCCATCCGGCCAGACAAACCCGCAGCCACCGATCGCAGCTCCGCCTTGTCTAGGCACAATCATCCAAAGCCCATACCCGCGCAGGTGCCAGTGTCCAACATGCCCGGCAAGCGCCCTCCAGGATTGATCATCGCGAAGTGGTCCGCCATAAAAACGCGATGCTTCGGCATCGGCAAAAAAGGTTCGATATACCCCAAGGTCCTGCACCTCGGGTGGGCGAAGCAGAAATTGCTCACTGTGGAGTGAGTGCATACTAACTCTCTGTTTTGACTGATGAGATTCTTAACGACCTTATCACTTTGCAAATGCGAATCTAGCAGGCGCGATGGTAATCGGTTAGGTTGAAGTCAACCACTCGACGTTTTTTCACCGAAGACACGTGGGAGAACAGACATGCGCATGGTGATGCTTGCAATCGCCTTACTGATGTTGTCCGCAGCGCCGTCACTTGCGCAGCGGATCTACTGCCCGATACCGGAAGACGGCGCCTGGCTCAATCCGGATGCCGAACCCAAACAAATCTCGCGCATCGAAGTGGAAAGCCGTTGCGAGAATGAACAGGTGAACGTGCGTGTCCGGGCCTTTACGTCCTGCATCCCGCGAGACTGCAAATGGGGTTGGACCAAAGCGGAATTGCGTTCAGATGGCGCAGTCGAGGTTTTGCTCGTCGGTTTCCTCAGCAGCAAGCAGATCACCTTGAAAGCATTCGGCGATCTTCTCGACACCCATGTTGTGAACATCGTCAATGACTTGTCGGAACCTCGGCGCGAAGTCACCTATAATCTCAGGCGCAAATGAAACTGTTTTGCGCGGTCAAAAACAATCGGCTCCCGTTTTTTCCTTGCCAGATCCTCGATTTATCTTACGCAACGTTATGCTGCGTCTTTCGAACGCGGCCTGAAGACGGAGGCAGAGCATGCGTCTATTAAGCACCGGTGTTGCGGCCCTAGCCCTGACGGCATTTGCAATTGTTCCTGCAAGTGCCTGCTCCTGGGGAAAAACTGCAAAGTCGAAAAACATGACCGTCGCTGACACGACCGTCATACCCGAAGTTGACACAGATGTTTCCATCGCGACCAATGATCTGAGTGATGAAACACTAGAAGAAGCAATCGTTCTACCGGTTCCAGGCGACAAACCAGCCGAGTGAACCGGCTCCTCAAAAGAGCTCCAATCATGTCCCGCTGCTTTGCAGCGGGACTTTTTTGCATGGGCTTTGCACATATTCTGCTGAAAACGGCCCTCAAGGCGCCGCGAAGCGAGTGCACCACCACTCTTATTTGCTGCAGCAACCAAGTTTTGGGGTGCAAGATTTCATGATTTCAAGACGACTGTTCTTAAAGGGGCTTGGATGCGCCGTCCTTGGAGCGATTTCGGCTCCCGCCTATGCGATTGGAGTTGAACCCTTTCGCCTGACGATCAAGGAGTACCGGCTGACGCCGCCCCGCTGGCCCAAAAATCTCCGGCTCACTGCGGCTTTGATAGCCGACCCTCATATTTGTGACCCCTGGATGAACCTGGAACGGCTGAAGTTCGTTGTTGGCCGCACCAACGCGCTTAAACCGGATATCATCTTGATGCTGGGAGACTACGTGGCGAGCCACAAATGGCAGTATGATTCGATCCCACCACAGGCGTGGGCAGATATTTTCGGTGACCTGGATGCGCCGCTCGGCACGCATGCCATCCTTGGAAATCACGACTGGTGGGATGACCACGAAGCCCAACTGATCGGAATCGGCCCGACCAAGTACGGTCAGGCCCTTCTCAACGCCGGAATTCCGCTTTACCAAAATCGCGCCGAACGCCTTACCAAGGATGGCAAAGCCTTCTGGCTGGCTGGACTTGATGACCAGCTTGCCCTTTTTCCCAGCCGCAAGCGAAAGCAGAAACACTGGCGTGGACTGGATGATCTGCCAGGAACCCTTGCCCAGGTGAATGACGATGCGCCCGTGCTACTCATGGCACATGAGCCCGACATTATCCGAAAGGTGCCTTCTCGTGTGAGCCTGACCGTCAGTGGTCACACGCATGGCGGACAGATCAATGTCATGGGTTATAAGCCCGCATTCCCCAAGAAACACGGGACGAACCACATCTATGGTCATATCGTGGAGACCGAAGGAACAACCCTGATGCGCCATTTGAGCCTCAAAACGAACCCAAGACACTTGGTCGTGTCCGGCGGTCTTGGTTGTTCAATCCTGCCGGTGCGCTTCGGCGTGCCGCCGGAAATTACTTTGGTCCACCTTGGCGATGCCAAAACCACGTCCTGACAGCTCTCTTGTCATCGAGAACTGCTTGAACAACGCTTTCCGGCAGACACCAGAATTCCCTACACGGCCTGGTGGGATTGCGCACTGTCCTGACGATACTCCCGGATAGCCTGCACGAAAATCTGGACTGCCGAGCTCAGGAACAGACCCGCCATCAAACCTGCCACGATCAGGTCAGGCCAGGCGGTTGTCGTGCCCCAAACACCGAGAGCCGCCACCATGACGGCCACATTGCCGATTGCATCGTTTCGCGAGCAAAGCCACACGGACCTTACATTTGCATCCCCATCCTTGTAACGCACCAGCAACAGCACGCTGAAAAGGTTGACTGCCAAAGCAAGAAAGCCGATCGACCCCATCACCGCGGCCTGTGGAACGCCAAGAACAAACACCTGATAAAGCGTTGTCGCCGCAACCCAAATACCCATAAGAAAAAGGCTGCCTCCCTTGAAGAGGGCCGCGAGCGCGCGTGTCCTCAAGGAAGCGCCAATCACAGCGAGTGAAATGCCATAGGTCACGGCATCGCCAAAGAAATCCAGCGCATCGGCCTGAAGAGCTTTTGATCCAGCTGCCTGACCTGCTGCCATTTCCACGACAAACATCCCGCCGTTGAGCGCAATCACCAACCAGAGGCGACGGCGATAGTCTTGCGACATGCCGTCAAAGCGTTGATTTGAAGTGCCGCAGCACGCACCCATGGTTCACTCCTTGTCGAATCGAGCACTTGAATTCTCGACTTTGGCCCTTTCTAATTGCTATAGCGACTAGAGCTTCAAGAGGTTTTTGATGGATTTTTCAATCGGAGAGTTGTCCCGCGAAACCGGAGTAAAAGTCCCAACGATCCGGTACTATGAAAAAGAGGGGTTGCTGGAAGCGCCCTTGCGGACCGAAGGCAACCAGCGCCGTTATCGTCACTCGGACCTTGAAAGACTGCGTTTCATCCGGCACTGCCGAGACCTGGGGTTGTCGATGCAAGCAGTTCGGGATCTTATCGAACTCAGCCAACACCCCGACAAACCTTGTGCTGAAGCGGACCTGATCGCGGTGGATCAGCTCAAGGCTGTCCGGCAACGCATCGCCCACTTGCAGAGACTTGAAACCGAGCTAAGCCGTATTGCAGACAGCTGCAAAGGTGGTCACACCGTTACAGAGTGCAACGTTCTCAGAGCATTTGCGGATCACGGGCTTTGCAAGGATGCTCACTGAGGTGAAGGGAGTATTCGCGACGTTGTTTCGTCACCAAAGACTTTGACCGACACGCCATCTTCCAGTCTTTCCAGTCGCAAAATCCGCCACCGTTCAACGGGAAGATTGCAGGACTGCCGACCCAACACACAGGAAAACTGCAGGACGCGCCGATAGTCCGGATCCGGCCACACCTTCTCAGCAACATCATGCCGGCCCTTGAGATACCCTGAAATCGTGTATTCGCTCACATACCAGGCATCGCCTTTCTTCAGGTCGAGAAGGCTTGTCGGACGCCCTTTGGGAAAGGTTCCACCCCACGTCCAGGCGAGCGCACCGCGGGTATTTTGGTTCAGGTAGTGCTGAGCCATAGTTTCATCGACAAACACGCGCTTACCATCTGACAAATCCTTCTCATAGGCAGCTGTCACCGCTTCGGAATTTTCCACTCGATCCGAGAGAATGTAAAAGCTGAAGAAATTGGCCGACAGAGCCAGAAAAAGGATGGCGAAGAGAGTTGCCTTCGCCTTGAGCCACCTCGACCCGACCACCGCATCCAGCGCGATCAGAAAAACCATTGAAGCCGCAAGGTTCCGGATCAGGGCTTTGTCGTGAAGAAAGGCCGCCAAAAACTGACCTGCCGCGAGAGCAGCGCAAATTGCAGCAGCGGCACGGTTATGGCGAAAGACGAGCGTTGAAGCGCCAGCGAACAGGACCGCGCGAAGAATTGCCTCGTCGTTGAAACCACCACCCGTTGAGCGGCTTGCGTGGAAGGTGAACTGCTCAAGAAACTCGGCAAATTCAAAATCAATTGACAATGCAAATACCGCGAGCGCCAGCAAGAGGGCAGCAAAACCTTCACAAACAATTCGCAACAATCCTGCCTGACGCATTGCCAGTCGCCAGATCTCGATCACAGCGATAGCACCAAGGCTCCAGGCAAAGAGCGACGGCGCTGCAAGAGGCGCAATGCCGAAAAGAAACTTGCTGAAGATGCTCACCACAGCGCCCGGTCCTGCGTTGTCCCTGGTGCGGGAAGCCGCTGCGCACAGCAATGGAAGAGACACGCACAGGCCTGACACGAAGAACAAGGCACCCGTCAGTTCCAGACGAAAGCCGGTAACGACATACAATGGCGCAAAAAGGAGCGGTGTGAACATAGCGGCAAGGCGCAAATCCAATCGCAAGCAGACAATCACGAAAACCAGGTTGGTCAGCGCAAAGCACAGAAACTCAAATGCAAGCAGCGCGGTCGTATCGGTGCCAACCACAGAAAAGAACAGCCCGGCGAAGATCAGATGCAGCCTTGGCTGCAAATGGTAGTTCTCAAGGCCGGGAAACTGGACCGCGAGCAGACTGTTCCAGTGGCGCCCACTCTCGGCAAATTCCATTGCCCAGGGTACAAAAAAAAGGTCATCCACATTGGCAATGCTGCGGTCGGGCCAAAAGAAAACCAATCCGCAAAGCAAAGGCAGTCCCAGCGCGGCCATGAAAACCAGCATGCCTGCTTTGTCATTTGATCCGTTTTCAGGCTCGTTCAGCGTCAAAGATCACCTGACTGCTTCAACAAAAAACCGGGAGCTCTTGTCACACAAGAGCCCCCGGCTTCTAACCGCTATTCTGTACCGGCGCTCTGCTTGGCCGAAAAATCGACGGTTCTTTTAAGAATGTATTGGCTTGGCAAACGCACCGAGAGCCGCCTCCTTGACCGCTTCAGACATGGTCGGATGAGCATGGCATGTTCTGGCAAGATCTTCCGATGAGCCGCCAAACTCCATAAGAACAGCTGCTTCATGGATCATCTCACCAGCGCCGAAGCCGACGATGTGAACACCAAGAACACGGTCTGTTTTGGCGTCAGCCAAAACCTTGGCAAAGCCATCCGTCTGGTTCATGGCCCGTGCGCGGCCATTGGCCGTGAAAGCGAATTTGCCGGTCTTGTACTCTACGCCGTCGGCCTTCAGCTCTTCTTCGGTCTTGCCGACAGAAGCCACTTCCGGCTGGGTGTAGACGACACCTGGAATGACATCGTAGTTCACGTGGCCTGCCTGGCCCGCCAGGATCTCAGCAACGGCCACACCTTCGTCTTCGGCCTTGTGAGCCAACATGGGGCCGGCGACAACGTCACCAATGGCATAAATGCCATCGACATTGGTCTTGTAGTGCGCATCGATCTGAACCCGGCCACGTTCGTCGATCGCAACGCCAGCGGTGTCCAGACCAAGTCCTTGCGAGTAAGGACGGCGACCGATAGCAACGAGGACGATGTCCGCTTCAATGGTTTCCGCGTCGCCGCCTTTTGCCGGCTCCACCGTAACGGCAAGGCCTTTGCCTTTCTTCTCAACGCCAGTGACTTTGGAAGAAAGCTTGAACGCCATGCCCTGCTTTTTCAGCATGCGCTGAAAGTTCTTCGACACGTCTCCGTCCATCGGGCCAAGGATCTTGTCCATGAACTCAACGACGGTGACTTCGGACCCGAGACGGTTCCAGACCGAACCGAGTTCCAGCCCAATCACACCGCCCCCGACGACGACCATCTTGCCTGGAACCTTCTCCAGTTCCAGAGCTCCGGTCGAGGAGACGACCTGTTTCTCGTCGATCTCGACACCTGGCAAAGGCATAACGTCGGAACCGGTGGCAATAACGATGTTTTTCGTTTCAACCACGGAGACAGCACCATCGTCGGCCGTGA belongs to Roseibium porphyridii and includes:
- a CDS encoding primosomal protein N' encodes the protein MLFDDSELPEAIASVLVPVAVPVAYTYKVPPGETVVPGTIVKVPLGPREVIGAVWDDQPDAAINPKKLKSITRVYDKTPPLDEDLRRFVDWVASWTLGAPGMVLRMVLRSEEALEPEAPVPGVRRIDGAEPDRMTAARGRVLATMEDGFAWTKSGLSHAAGVSPSVIDGLINQDVLEVVMMPAALPLPKPQIDYSQKPLTSSQQAAAEGLIRGFSKQGGSVALIDGVTGSGKTEVYFEAIAEALRRDRQVLVLLPEIALTEQFLRRFEQRFGVYPAEWHSEVTPRKRARVWRGAASGDVRVVIGARSSLFLPFKELGLIIVDEEHDAAFKQDDRVPYSARDMAVVRGHISKFPVVLASATPSVESIVNAEQGRYDLYELPERASGASLPDLQAIDMRLDGPERGRWLAPALVNGIRETFGSGDQSLLFLNRRGYAPLTLCRTCGHRFQCAHCSAWLVEHRFQKKLVCHHCGHSEPVPQSCPSCHSSDSLVACGPGVERIAEEVSDLFPQARTLVLSSDIAGGPERLKREMKIVEEGGADIVIGTQLVAKGHNFPKMKLVGVIDADLGLAHGDPRAAEKTFQLLAQVTGRAGRVTGGGKGFLQTYNADHPVIKALLSSDKHAFYQAEIEARRSAGLPPFGRLAALIVSGPDKSFAEAYARALARSAPNDQAVTLLGPAEAALAMVRGRYRFRLLAMAPRQFDLQTYLRRWLGQGPKPTKGLRVQVDIDPQHFL
- the fsa gene encoding fructose-6-phosphate aldolase, encoding MKFFVDTADVAEIKELESTGLLDGVTTNPSLIAKSGRDFKEVIAEICSITEGDVSAEVAATDFDTMIKEANVLRAIANNVVIKLPLTFDGLKACKKLTEEGTKTNVTLCFSANQALLAAKAGATYISPFIGRLDDIHADGLELIREIRVIYDNYGYETEILAASIRTPNHVKDCAIIGADVATVPPATLKSLVKHPLTDKGLEAFLADWAKTGQSIL
- a CDS encoding sterol desaturase family protein, whose protein sequence is MDVLADFAQRLQELFLFLVNNRLESLSFAATIAFLFVILLVDLHRRGYRFSWPRRLLKSVGANIAFWWVSLLFAPAVLLLTYPVKQFYDAIGLPGIDESFWQGVPAWLLVPLAIVCYDFANYWNHRLMHHRWFWPVHAIHHSDPDMNALTAYRIHFLESVIMALSYILLLSWLGFPTGSMGMGAVLLTLHSMYVHLNVDWDHGPFKYVIASPRMHQWHHADLPEAYGKNLANIFPVFDLVFGTYYVPGPCHEPLGAKGVPENDVVKLILYPFAVWGKLALKLFRPSRKAQTSVPDDLAKTETHRTVEPDASTATP
- a CDS encoding tyrosine recombinase XerC, which gives rise to MSAEQDALLTTAQPDLNHRLGLWLDHLSDERRLSDKTLLAYERDLRQFLRFLTMHLGGAPSLKDIAALRPVDFRSFLASRRRQGVQSRSLARGLAGIRSFLRFLERRGEVNAAASSAVRPPRQARSLPKPVSSKDAVDITSGDFGMEAEAWIEARNAAVLTLLYGCGLRISEALSLTGDAAPKRETKTMRIIGKGGKERIVPILPAVGEAIEQYLKLCPYAVSAKGPLFLGARGGPLNPRMIQLAMQRLRGALGLPDSATPHALRHSFATHLLAGGGDLRTIQELLGHASLASTQIYTEIDGAHLLKAYDKAHPRR
- a CDS encoding GNAT family N-acetyltransferase, coding for MHSLHSEQFLLRPPEVQDLGVYRTFFADAEASRFYGGPLRDDQSWRALAGHVGHWHLRGYGLWMIVPRQGGAAIGGCGFVWPDGWPRRELTWWLLPEARGTGTAVEVSRAAIKHAYDSYGWSLVETHMDDANEAARKLVQKLGGKVIAREVFPDDKTRSVYELPRLE
- a CDS encoding serine/threonine protein kinase, yielding MRMVMLAIALLMLSAAPSLAQRIYCPIPEDGAWLNPDAEPKQISRIEVESRCENEQVNVRVRAFTSCIPRDCKWGWTKAELRSDGAVEVLLVGFLSSKQITLKAFGDLLDTHVVNIVNDLSEPRREVTYNLRRK
- a CDS encoding metallophosphoesterase → MISRRLFLKGLGCAVLGAISAPAYAIGVEPFRLTIKEYRLTPPRWPKNLRLTAALIADPHICDPWMNLERLKFVVGRTNALKPDIILMLGDYVASHKWQYDSIPPQAWADIFGDLDAPLGTHAILGNHDWWDDHEAQLIGIGPTKYGQALLNAGIPLYQNRAERLTKDGKAFWLAGLDDQLALFPSRKRKQKHWRGLDDLPGTLAQVNDDAPVLLMAHEPDIIRKVPSRVSLTVSGHTHGGQINVMGYKPAFPKKHGTNHIYGHIVETEGTTLMRHLSLKTNPRHLVVSGGLGCSILPVRFGVPPEITLVHLGDAKTTS
- a CDS encoding cation transporter, with translation MGACCGTSNQRFDGMSQDYRRRLWLVIALNGGMFVVEMAAGQAAGSKALQADALDFFGDAVTYGISLAVIGASLRTRALAALFKGGSLFLMGIWVAATTLYQVFVLGVPQAAVMGSIGFLALAVNLFSVLLLVRYKDGDANVRSVWLCSRNDAIGNVAVMVAALGVWGTTTAWPDLIVAGLMAGLFLSSAVQIFVQAIREYRQDSAQSHQAV
- a CDS encoding MerR family transcriptional regulator, with the protein product MDFSIGELSRETGVKVPTIRYYEKEGLLEAPLRTEGNQRRYRHSDLERLRFIRHCRDLGLSMQAVRDLIELSQHPDKPCAEADLIAVDQLKAVRQRIAHLQRLETELSRIADSCKGGHTVTECNVLRAFADHGLCKDAH
- the lpdA gene encoding dihydrolipoyl dehydrogenase; its protein translation is MSQYDLVVIGTGPGGYVCAIKAAQLGLKTAVVEKRATLGGTCLNIGCIPSKALLYASEMFDEAGHGFEKIGIKVGKPKLDLPSMMKHKSDVVDANVSGISFLMKKNKIDVHTGTGKILGQGKVEVTADDGAVSVVETKNIVIATGSDVMPLPGVEIDEKQVVSSTGALELEKVPGKMVVVGGGVIGLELGSVWNRLGSEVTVVEFMDKILGPMDGDVSKNFQRMLKKQGMAFKLSSKVTGVEKKGKGLAVTVEPAKGGDAETIEADIVLVAIGRRPYSQGLGLDTAGVAIDERGRVQIDAHYKTNVDGIYAIGDVVAGPMLAHKAEDEGVAVAEILAGQAGHVNYDVIPGVVYTQPEVASVGKTEEELKADGVEYKTGKFAFTANGRARAMNQTDGFAKVLADAKTDRVLGVHIVGFGAGEMIHEAAVLMEFGGSSEDLARTCHAHPTMSEAVKEAALGAFAKPIHS